In Scheffersomyces stipitis CBS 6054 chromosome 8, complete sequence, one DNA window encodes the following:
- a CDS encoding predicted protein (go_component nucleus~go_function DNA binding), whose amino-acid sequence MSSIVKKGTHFAPKIKKKVIRRKNSSVSGGITPPATQVHKPSQDGFTIPGMEKTMSAIEAEDQDVVPQESLKTLLPPQTATPESTQPVVNNENNNKPSFKFSLTNESPKKPELVAEEDIDPMDTSKRLDEDKPSESYQNAEEFSDNSDDEVFKLPEENQMSRRQSSVRRLSGITSTTIRSRSGSVSLKPPSVSEADSQYVPARINIPVAKSTKRRRSSAPIRPSEKRAKIRANIAANPATAADQIEADEADERARAEAREAPTSNVNSEYVVAVDPESKRLRKYRLKSKDEVEQKIEELPKISDQTQHAELVPIAPPILETTIENIRQLPNTVKNEDVGLYAGIEIEVDTMTMRDLCKPSLPIGKTSSNFTSVQLAEVALKKKRDDRRRYRDLARIERKPVEEIEAREEERGKNLNESDKNSNAKVAKSILDGDDEPSQPSGGLQLNLDAEGRISLDTDSTVVSRHLKADNSGLKVEIANEFESPIISSTYSKRRHTDRWTNDEMIQFYQALSTFGTDFSLIAQLFPYRSRKQIKMKFNLEEKKFPEVVEMALKRKLPANFEAYCSSADKKIETLEHYNIQLQQVRIEHEESMAQIAQEKERAIREDAEESRRREIEIRTGSKPMTRAERIKELRKNEMVVGSVDDVKKHQDAETV is encoded by the exons ATGAGTAGTATTGTCAAGAAGGGCACGCATTTTGCGCccaagataaagaaaaagGTTATTCGAAGGAAAAACCTGTCAGTTTCTGGTGGTATAACTCCTCCAGCTACCCAAGTGCACAAACCTTCTCAAGATGGATTTACAATTCCAGGCATGGAAAAGACCATGAGTGCCATAGAAGCTGAGGATCAAGATGTGGTACCACAAGAATCCCTCAAGACGTTGTTACCTCCCCAAACGGCCACTCCTGAAAGCACACAA CCTGTTGTCAATAATGAAAATAACAATAAACCttcgttcaagttctctttGACTAATGAATCTCCCAAGAAGCCAGAACTAGTAGCggaagaagacattgaTCCTATGGATACATCTAAGAGATTAGATGAAGACAAG CCTTCTGAGTCATATCAAAATGCTGAAGAGTTCAGCGATAATtctgatgatgaagttTTCAAGTTGCCAGAAGAGAACCAAATGAGTAGGCGTCAGTCGTCTGTGCGTAGATTATCTGGAATAACATCAACTACGATAAGGAGTAGATCAGGTTCGGTCTCGTTGAAACCGccttctgtttctgaagcAGATTCTCAGTATGTTCCCGCAAGAATCAACATTCCTGTGGCTAAGTCTACTAAGAGAAGGAGATCACTGGCTCCAATCAGACCTTCAGAGAAAAGAGCCAAGATCAGAGCCAATATTGCTGCCAACCCTGCGACAGCTGCCGACCAAATTGAAGCTGATGAAGCTGATGAACGTGCCCGTGCAGAAGCTCGTGAGGCTCCTACTTCGAATGTAAACTCGGAATATGTGGTTGCTGTTGATCCAGAGAGTAAACGGTTGAGAAAGTACCGATTGAAGTCTAAGGACGAAGTCGAGCAAAAGATCGAAGAATTGCCTAAAATCAGTGATCAGACTCAACATGCAGAGTTAGTACCTATTGCTCCTCCAATTTTAGAAACGACAATCGAAAATATCAGACAGTTGCCTAATACTGTAAAGAATGAAGATGTTGGTTTGTATGCCGGTATCGAGATTGAGGTAGATACCATGACCATGAGAGACTTGTGTAAACCCAGCTTGCCCATTGGAAAGACCAGTTCTAACTTTACAAGTGTGCAGTTAGCTGAGGTTGCACTCAAGAAAAAGCGTGATGACAGAAGGAGATATAGAGACTTGGCCCGTATAGAAAGAAAACCTGTGGAGGAGATAGAGGCACGTGAAGAGGAAAGAGGGAAGAATTTGAATGAATCAGacaaaaattcaaatgCAAAGGTAGCGAAGAGCATATTGGATGGAGACGATGAGCCTTCGCAGCCCAGTGGTGGTTTACAGTTGAATCTTGATGCCGAAGGTAGGATTAGTTTGGACACAGATTCTACTGTTGTTTCTAGACATCTAAAGGCAGACAATTCTGGTTTGAAAGTAGAGATAGCCAATGAGTTCGAGAGCCCTATCATTTCCTCTACGTATTCAAAGAGAAGACACACTGATCGTTGGACAAACGACGAGATGATACAATTCTACCAGGCATTAAGTACATTTGGTACAGATTTCTCGTTGATTGCCCAGTTATTTCCTTATAGATCCAGAAAGCAaatcaagatgaagttcaatttggaagaaaagaagttccCTGAAGTTGTGGAAATGGCACTCAAGAGAAAACTCCCAGCCAATTTCGAAGCTTATTGCTCTTCTGCcgacaagaaaattgaaactTTGGAACACTACAACATACAATTGCAACAGGTACGAATCGAACATGAGGAAAGTATGGCGCAGATTGCccaagaaaaggaaagagCAATACGagaagatgctgaagagagcagaagaagagaaattgaaatcaGAACCGGTTCCAAGCCCATGACCAGAGCTGAGAGAATCAAAGAATTACGTAAGAATGAAATGGTGGTTGGGTCTGTTGACGATGTCAAGAAACACCAAGACGCAGAAACAGTATGA
- a CDS encoding predicted protein → SSSSAAPGGLRSAVKRKTTADKKASTANALPLSTRAAGAGGSSSTMMKLFTDEAQGLRVDPLVVLVLAVGFIFSVIILHVFAKITGKFT, encoded by the coding sequence TCTTCCTCCTCTGCAGCTCCAGGTGGTTTGAGATCCGCCGTCAAGAGAAAAACTACTGCCGACAAGAAGGCTTCCACCGCTAATGCCTTGCCTTTGTCCACCAGAGCCGCCGGTGCTGgtggatcttcttctaccatgatgaagttgttcacTGACGAAGCCCAGGGTTTGAGAGTCGACCCATTGGTAGTGTTGGTGTTGGCTGTTGGTTTCATCTTCTCCGTCATCATCTTGCACGTCTTTGCCAAGATCACCGGCAAGTTCACTTAA
- the LYS12 gene encoding homo- isocitrate dehydrogenase (homo-isocitrate dehydrogenase, an NAD-linked mitochondrial enzyme required for the fourth step in the biosynthesis of lysine, in which homo-isocitrate is oxidatively decarboxylated to alpha-ketoadipate.~go_function oxidoreductase activity~go_process metabolism) has protein sequence MLSSRTAFRRTFTTSASLLKSLKIGLIPGDGIGREVIPAGKAILENLPKDLDLQFEFVNLDAGFELFQKTGTALPDKTVEVLKNECDGALFGAVSSPTTKVAGYSSPIVALRKKLGLYANVRPVKSVEGIGRPVDMVIVRENTEDLYIKEEKTYKAEDGTKVAEAIKRITETATTRIAKVAYDIALQRQAIRDASPNLKSLHSKPSVTVTHKSNVLSQSDGLFRETCRNVYDANHEEYAGIDYKEQIVDSMVYRMFREPEIFDVVVAPNLYGDILSDGAAALVGSLGVVPSANVGDSFAIGEPCHGSAPDIEGKGISNPVATIRSTALMLEFMGYPKAAAKIYEAVDANLSEDKIKTPDLGGSSTTQEVIDDIIRRF, from the coding sequence ATGTTGTCTTCCAGAACCGCCTTCCGTCGTACTTTCACAACCTCGGCCTCTCTTCTCAAGAGCTTGAAAATCGGGTTGATTCCTGGTGATGGGATTGGCCGGGAAGTTATTCCAGCAGGTAAAGCTATTCTCGAGAACCTTCCCAAGGACCTCGACTTGCAGTTCGAGTTTGTCAACTTGGATGCCGGTTTCGAATTATTCCAGAAGACTGGAACTGCCTTGCCAGACAAGACTGTggaagtgttgaagaacgaaTGTGACGGTGCTCTTTTTGGCGCTGTGTCTTCTCCAACCACTAAGGTAGCAGGCTACTCTTCTCCCATTGTCGCattgagaaagaagttaGGATTGTATGCTAATGTACGTCCTGTCAAATCTGTTGAAGGAATCGGCAGACCAGTCGATATGGTCATCGTCAGAGAAAACACCGAAGATTTGTAcatcaaggaagaaaagaccTACAAAGCTGAAGATGGTACCAAGGTTGCTGAGGCTATCAAGAGAATTACCGAGACTGCTACCACCAGAATCGCCAAGGTCGCCTACGACATTGCCTTGCAAAGACAGGCAATTAGAGATGCATCtccaaacttgaagtcgttgCACTCCAAGCCTTCCGTCACAGTGACCCACAAGTCCAATGTATTGTCGCAATCTGATGGTTTGTTCAGAGAAACTTGCAGAAACGTCTATGATGCCAACCATGAAGAATACGCAGGTATCGACTACAAGGAACAGATTGTCGACTCCATGGTCTACCGTATGTTCAGAGAACCGGAAATCTTCGATGTTGTCGTGGCTCCTAACTTGTATGGTGACATCTTGAGTGATGGAGCTGCTGCTCTTGTTGGCTCACTTGGTGTTGTTCCATCGGCTAACGTTGGTGACAGCTTCGCCATTGGTGAACCATGTCATGGTTCGGCTCCAGACATTGAAGGTAAGGGTATTTCAAACCCTGTCGCTACCATCAGATCCACCGCCTTAATGTTGGAATTCATGGGCTACCCTAAGGCTGCCGCAAAGATCTACGAAGCTGTCGATGCTAACCTTTCtgaagacaagatcaagacTCCTGACTTGGGTGGTTCTTCTACTACTCAAGAAGTCATCGACGACATCATTAGACGTTTCTAA
- the PRS3 gene encoding prolyl-tRNA synthetase, cytoplasmic (go_function tRNA ligase activity; ATP binding~go_process tRNA aminoacylation for protein translation; protein biosynthesis) encodes MLSRRFVHIKTVPRLYCNHVDTFNYSKNLPTHELLVQLNLINQPRAGLVNWSPIGLTIMNKISDIIRRRMDEISFEEVKLSLLSHHSSWRKTGRWDNSSELFKLKGEEYILSPTAEEDIVNYVSNNSSSYKNLPLLYYQINPKFRNEKRPRGGLLRGKEFMMKDAYSFDASEKDAMTTYQSVIGAYTKIFGDLKLPYTKAEADSGDIGGSLSHEWHYIDDTGEDIIYTCDGCGSVSNVEKTLSYPEQEVDESQSIEVAVRYFTTVDRSTLVCAYYPSSRTLEPKFVKNEIPDLDLDFDDQETILKEFSNEDTLISKSIVRIMDARLHSRANFPDFPISFINRSLITTFTDIPIISAIEGELCGKCEEGHLHSNKAIEVGHTFYLGDKYSKPLDCSMDFPVNEKGQVERRNLIMGCYGIGVSRIIASIGEINRDDKGLNWPQSIAPWTMTIIEGAKSESGESYESFYNTLNDNSVDYRLDNRAKIGLGKKINQSNLLGIPLAVILGKQYPIIEIEVRGKRYVEEDQLSWKKLHDSTDYSFEWRVDFDESGKDVKHFVHRDGFIAVVQALLKDM; translated from the coding sequence ATGCTCTCCAGACGGTTTGTGCACATCAAGACGGTGCCCCGACTCTATTGCAACCATGTCGATACTTTCAACTACTCGAAAAATTTACCTACCCACGAATTGTTGGTCCAGTTGAATCTCATCAACCAGCCTCGAGCAGGCTTGGTCAACTGGTCTCCCATAGGACTCACGATCATGAACAAAATCAGCGACATCATTCGTCGAAGAATGGACGAAATCAGCTTCGAGGAGGTGAAACTATCACTCCTTTCCCACCATTCACTGTGGAGAAAAACTGGCCGTTGGGACAATAGCCtggaattgttcaagttgaaaggAGAAGAGTACATACTACTGCCCACggctgaagaagatattgtCAACTACGTCTCGAACAACAGTTCCAGCTACAAAAACTTGCCGTTGTTGTACTACCAGATCAATCCCAAGTTCAGAAACGAAAAGAGACCTCGTGGAGGATTATTGCGAGGGAAGGAGTTTATGATGAAAGATGCCTACTCCTTCGATGCCTCAGAAAAAGATGCCATGACCACCTACCAAAGTGTTATAGGGGCCTATACAAAGATATTCGGGGACTTGAAGTTGCCCTATACGAAAGCAGAGGCTGATAGCGGCGATATCGGAGGCTCCTTGAGCCACGAATGGCACTACATAGACGATACTGGGGAAGATATCATCTATACTTGCGATGGTTGTGGCAGCGTTTCCAATGTGGAAAAGACTTTATCATATCCCGAACAGGAGGTCGACGAATCGCAATCCATTGAAGTGGCAGTAAGATACTTCACTACTGTTGACAGATCTACTTTGGTGTGTGCTTATTATCCATCATCCAGAACATTAGAACCCAAGTTCGTCAAGAACGAGATTCCTGATTTGGATCTCGATTTCGACGACCAAGAGACTATTCTTAAGGAGTTCTCCAATGAAGACACCTTGATTTCGAAAAGTATTGTCAGGATCATGGATGCTAGACTTCATTCTAGAGCAAACTTTCCTGACTTCCCTATCTCCTTTATCAACAGATCTCTCATAACTACCTTCACCGACATTCCTATCATATCTGCTATAGAAGGGGAGCTTTGTGGAAAATGCGAAGAGGGTCATTTACATTCAAACAAGGcaattgaagttggacaCACATTCTATTTGGGAGATAAATATTCCAAGCCTCTAGACTGTAGCATGGATTTTCCTGTCAATGAAAAGGGTCAagtggaaagaagaaacttgatTATGGGATGCTATGGTATTGGAGTCAGCAGAATCATAGCCTCGATAGGTGAGATCAATAGGGATGACAAAGGGTTGAATTGGCCCCAAAGCATAGCTCCGTGGACTATGACCATAATCGAAGGTGCGAAGAGTGAGTCTGGTGAAAGCTACGAATCATTCTATAACACTCTCAATGATAACTCAGTAGACTACAGACTCGACAATCGTGCCAAGATTGGTTTAGGGAAGAAGATTAACCAGTCCAATCTTCTTGGGATTCCATTGGCTGTCATCTTGGGTAAGCAGTATCCTATTATAGAGATTGAAGTCAGAGGAAAGCGTtacgttgaagaagaccaGTTGAGCTGGAAAAAACTTCATGATAGCACGGACTATCTGTTTGAGTGGAGAGTAGATTTTGATGAGTCCGGTAAAGACGTGAAGCACTTTGTACATCGAGATGGGTttattgctgttgttcAGGCATTACTAAAGGACATGTAA
- a CDS encoding predicted protein (go_process protein folding), translating to RFASTEAAKENKEEKPVEAISAEEQAINELKEKLDAKDKELANMKNHYARSIADFRNLQDTTKLEVQKAKDFALQKFAKDLLESLDNFSLALESVKEETLKTNEEVKSLYEGVNMTRNIFEKTLSRHGIEKIDPIGQQFDPNQHEATFQVPQPDKEPGTVFHVQQHGYTLNSRVLRPAKVGLVKGEDN from the exons AGATTTGCCTCTACTGAAGCAGCCAaggaaaacaaagaagaaaagccTGTTGAAG CCATTTCTGCTGAAGAACAGGCCATCaatgaattgaaggaaaagcTCGATGCTAAAGACAAAGAACTTGCCAACATGAAGAACCACTACGCCAGATCCATTGCTGACTTCCGTAACTTGCAAGACACTACAAAGTTGGAAGTTCAAAAAGCTAAAGACTTTGCTTTGCAAAAGTTCGCCAAAGACTTGTTAGAGTCGTTGGATAACTTCAGTTTGGCACTTGAGTCTGTCAAGGAAGAAACATTGAAGACCAACGAAGAGGTCAAGAGCTTGTACGAAGGTGTCAACATGACAAGAAACATCTTTGAAAAGACTTTGAGCAGACACGGCATAGAAAAGATCGATCCAATTGGCCAACAATTCGATCCTAACCAGCACGAGGCAACCTTCCAAGTCCCACAACCAGACAAGGAACCCGGTACTGTTTTCCACGTACAACAGCACGGATACACTTTGAACTCCAGAGTGTTGAGACCAGCCAAGGTCGGTTTGGTCAAGGGTGAGGATAACTAA
- the PIG7 gene encoding Phosphatidylinositol N-acetylglucosaminyltransferase subunit H (Phosphatidylinositol-glycan biosynthesis, class H protein) (PIG-H) → MSSPKDYVLDITPSVQDNNVSDLNLIKFTVRNRRQDPVTRFKVPLLAILIAVLAAFTGRVLLRDSINSIWELEIKRSESVVIAILVSLIVLVSLKQVPEDSITVMKGLGVQLSSRKSWKFQYRSECFIPVSNTIDLVIHEGFHGYGQVIFYLCILTKSSAVGKTNNDNIIKVAFPEFLPRKDILLDVWKLSRELLFGDAKRYWRRVPGQGLKQVY, encoded by the exons ATGTCGTCGCCGAAAGACTACGTTCTAGATATCACTCCTTCTGTTCAAGATAATAATGTTCTGGATCTCAATTTGATAAAGTTCACAGTGAGGAACAGAAGACAAGATCCGGTGACACGATTCAAAGTGCCTTTGCTAGCAATATTAATAGCTGTACTTGCAGCTTTTACTGGCAGAGTACTTTTGCGTGACAG CATAAATAGCATATGGGAGCTTGAGATCAAGCGATCTGAAAGTGTGGTAATAGCCATATTGGTATCACTTATCGTGCTTGTTTCTCTTAAGCAAGTTCCTGAAGATTCAATCACAGTTATGAAAGGATTAGGAGTACAGCTTCTGTCGAGAAAGAGCTGGAAATTTCAGTACAGAAGCGAGTGCTTCATCCCCGTCAGCAATACCATAGATCTAGTGATCCATGAAGGGTTCCATGGCTATGGCCAGGTGATCTTCTATCTCTGTATTCTCACCAAAAGCAGTGCTGTGGGAAAGACAaacaacgacaacatcatcaaggTGGCGTTCCCTGAGTTTCTCCCTAGGAAGGACATTCTACTCGATGTCTGGAAGCTTAGTCGAGAATTGCTCTTTGGTGATGCTAAGAGATACTGGAGACGCGTTCCCGGCCAAGGGTTGAAACAAGTATACTAG
- a CDS encoding predicted protein translates to MRAQALYDWSLAAESDNWVLNLEYYAHNQSFISSSSNGSLHGFSVASLSSSPYFSIPNAHESSINSIKKIDDFTLASCSTDGVKIWDLRAGSTPVHTLTNTKNSNFLSLGYGHNLLAGGTELVGVDAELHIWDLRNPTEVVRSFVDSHHDDITCIEFHPTISNYLMSGSTDGYVNIYDLNEKDEDDALHQVINFASVHSCHFTGPKRISILSHMETLAFYELNDTNYEVIAEPEPNDLGDVRSKWPDCEYIVDLNTQGYVGVGANSQRKFSLFPFDIAHEKIDLSRPTWFADAHGEEIVRDLVVIPNTRNALTCGEDGHIRLWEMPYELEIASNSPQVAEEGTQDIEVDSDSDNKEKKEKKEKKDKKDKKDKKKKKSDVRFKPY, encoded by the exons ATGCGTGCTCAAGCTCTTTATGACTGGTCACTTGCAGCTGAATCCGACAATTGGGTGCTAAACCTCGAGTATTATGCTCATAACCAACTGTTCATCTCATCATCCAGTAACGGCTCACTTCATGGGTTTCTGGTTGCTAGTCTCAGCAGTTCGCCATATTTCTCGATTCCGAATGCTCATGAATCGAGTATAAACAGTATAAAAAAAATAGACGACTTCACGTTAGCCTCTTGCTCTACCGACGGTGTGAAGATATGGGACCTTAGAGCTGGTTCTACTCCAGTTCACACCCTtaccaacaccaagaaCTCCAACTTCCTCAGTTTGGGGTATGGTCACAACCTCTTGGCAGGTGGGACAGAGTTGGTGGGTGTCGATGCCGAATTGCATATTTGGGATTTGAGAAATCCAACTGAAGTCGTCAGATCGTTTGTGGACTCACACCATGACGATATTACATGTATCGAATTCCATCCTACCATTTCTAATTACTTGATGTCTGGCTCAACAGATGGATACGTCAACATATACGATCTCAACGAAAAAGATGAGGACGATGCCTTGCACCAAGTGATTAACTTTGCCTCGGTTCATTCGTGCCATTTCACGGGTCCAAAACGAATTTCTATACTTTCTCATATGGAAACTTTAGCTTTCTACGAATTGAATGACACCAATTATGAAGTTATTGCTGAACCAGAGCCAAATGATCTTGGTGATGTGAGATCAAAATGGCCTGATTGTGAGTATATCGTAGATCTCAACACTCAAGGATATGTTGGCGTGGGTGCAAATTCGCAGAGAAAATTCTCTCTTTTTCCATTTGATATTGCCCACGAGAAAATCGACCTTTCCCGACCTACATGGTTTGCTGATGCACATGGAGAAGAGATTGTTCGTGACTTAGTTGTGATACCAAATACAAGAAATGCATTGACTTGCGGAGAGGACGGTCACATCAGATTATGGGAGATGCCCTATGAGTTAGAAATAGCATCCAATTCTCCACAagtagcagaagaaggtacacAAGACATAGAGGTGGACTCTGATCTGGATA ataaagaaaagaaagaaaagaaagaaaagaaagacaagaaagacaaaaaggacaagaagaaaaagaagagcGACGTCAGGTTCAAACCCTATTAA
- a CDS encoding predicted protein → MSSSKYILAATAIAGGVYYYDQNVQPIFPRPNQIHQELERVEHKAAESASNLQQKLTSKIDKGKTDLSKKTSELSDTLKDTKLYPAPSATDTKEAASIVDDIKKTVSSGGDVVADLAASVKEEKSRVTRTVHGYIDFINSLGKSEKSAVEKLATEAEATANSWFDWFGKREKDVENVLTSASKEAEKTTNEWFSWGSKKSDEISSTYEDSKSKLNSRFSQEKKRAIDTFENARAQYEQAIEKASKGVDPAYQKAAQKAKEDLNKSVSELKAYGDDVYTEYSSKIKDLFSK, encoded by the coding sequence ATGTCGTCCTCTAAGTATATTCTTGCTGCCACAGCCATTGCTGGTGGGGTCTACTACTATGACCAAAACGTGCAGCCCATTTTCCCCCGTCCCAACCAGATCCACCAGGAATTGGAACGGGTCGAACATAAAGCTGCCGAGTCGGCTTCCAACTTACAACAGAAGTTGACAAGCAAGATTGACAAGGGCAAGACAGACTTGTCGAAAAAGACACTGGAATTGTCAGACACACTCAAAGACACGAAATTGTACCCGGCTCCCCTGGCTACCGACACTAAGGAAGCGGCTTCAATCGTCGAcgacatcaagaagactGTGAGCTCTGGTGGCGACGTTGTGGCCGACTTGGCTGCTTCCGTCAAGGAGGAAAAATCGAGAGTAACTCGGACTGTGCATGGCTACATTgacttcatcaattctCTCGGCAAGTCTGAGAAATCGGCTGTTGAGAAGCTTGCCACCGAAGCTGAGGCTACAGCCAATTCATGGTTCGACTGGTTCGGCAAGAGGGAAAAAGACGTAGAAAACGTTCTTACATCCGCTCTGAAGGAAGCTGAGAAGACCACTAATGAATGGTTCTCCTGGGGCTCTAAGAAATCAGACGAAATCTCGTCTACCTACGAAGATAGtaagtccaagttgaattcTCGTTTCAGccaggaaaagaaaagagcaATCGATACGTTCGAGAATGCAAGAGCCCAATATGAGCAGGCTATCGAAAAGGCTAGTAAGGGAGTAGACCCAGCCTACCAGAAGGCAGCCCAGAAAGCTAaggaagacttgaacaagtctgTATCAGAGTTGAAGGCTTACGGTGATGACGTGTACACCGAGTATTCCAGCAAAATCAAGGATCTCTTTAGCAAGTAG